One segment of Mugil cephalus isolate CIBA_MC_2020 chromosome 14, CIBA_Mcephalus_1.1, whole genome shotgun sequence DNA contains the following:
- the LOC125019741 gene encoding CMP-N-acetylneuraminate-beta-galactosamide-alpha-2,3-sialyltransferase 1-like, which produces MPDGKEGLSIFRNMDPTDKHSSPLPWREQEHLQDEKQDYNTYKETVNSLFQTFPTILEPVKLSRDSCKTCAVVGNSGNLKGSRHGPQIDFHDYIIRINRGRTKGFEEDVGTKTTHQVMYPESAVDLDNSTHLVLTPFKILDLEWLRMSMTTGFHGMSVKSKIAANKDLVMVINPAFIRYAHDTWLGQKGRYPSTGFITLALALNICNEVHVFGFGADKDGNWNHYFEELRDKKFRTGNHPGQREYDVIQHLDEQKQISFYRGW; this is translated from the exons ATGCCGGACGGCAAGGAAGGCCTTTCCATATTCAGAAATATGGATCCCACTGATAAACATTCTTCGCCCTTGCCCTGGAGAGAGCAGGAG CACTTACAGGATGAAAAACAAGACTACAACACATATAAAGAAACAGTGAACAGCCTGTTTCAGACATTCCCAACCATCCTGGAGCCTGTAAAACTCAGCAGAGACAGCTGTAAGACCTGTGCTGTGGTGGGAAATTCTGGTAACTTGAAGGGATCACGTCATGGACCTCAGATAGATTTCCATGATTACATCATCAG AATTAACAGGGGTCGCACCAAAGGCTTCGAAGAAGATGTTGGCACCAAAACAACTCATCAGGTCATGTATCCAGAGAGTGCCGTGGATTTAGACAACTCCACTCACCTTGTGTTGACCCCATTCAAGATACTGGATCTAGAGTGGCTCAGGATGAGCATGACAACTGGATTTCATGGAAT GTCCGTAAAATCAAAAATAGCAGCCAACAAGGATTTG GTGATGGTGATCAACCCGGCTTTCATAAGATACGCTCATGACACGTGGCTGGGACAGAAGGGCCGGTATCCATCCACTGGCTTTATAACTTTGGCTCTTGCGCTGAACATTTGCAATGAG GTTCATGTGTTTGGTTTCGGAGCAGACAAGGATGGAAACTGGAATCATTACTTTGAGGAACTCCGGGACAAAAAGTTCAGAACTGGAAACCATCCAGGACAACGGGAGTATGATGTTATCCAGCATTTAgatgagcaaaaacaaatctcCTTTTATAGAGGGTGGTGA